A stretch of DNA from Ailuropoda melanoleuca isolate Jingjing chromosome X, ASM200744v2, whole genome shotgun sequence:
ATCTGCTCGTCCACGTGCGCCGGGGCCAGCCGGTTCCTCTTGGCACTTACCACGTTGGCGGAGGAGCCGAAGAGCCGCTCGGGGAAGACGCGCGTGGCCGCCACGCACCAATATTTCTGCAGCACCTTGGGCAGCACGGGAAAGAGCGCCAGGCGGTCGGACCACCACTTGAGGGGGTCCTCGTTGAGGCCCAGCACCTTCTGCGACTTGAAGTTGCTGAGCTCTTCCACCACCTGCGCGTGCCACTCCTCCTGGTCCTCCACGCCCCCCGTCTGGCAGAAGATCTCGGCCAGCATGCTGTTGATGACGCTGGTGGGCGGCGGCGTGGACGCCAGCACCAGCTTCTTCACCGGGGGCTCCTCGGGCAGCGCGTACATCTTGTCCTCGGCCGCCCGGTAGCCGCCACCTTCCTTGACCTTGTCCAGCAGACCCTTGGCCTCCTCCACCACCCTGTTCTCCACCTGCTGCCTCTCGAAGGCGGACAGGAAGGGCAGGCGCTTGTAGCGCGGGTCCAGGAAGGTGGCCACGTTCAGAAACATGTCGATCTCCGGCGCCTCCTGGTAGGTCTTGGACAGCTCCTTGGCGATGACCTCCTTGGCCATGCTGAGCTCCTTGCAGTCGGTCTCCTTGATGTTGAGCGTGGTGTTCAGCAGCATGTGCAGGAGGGGCTTGACCATGCTGATGGTGGGGTACTTGGAGGCGGACAGCATCTCGGCCACCTGCTTGAAGGGCTGCAGCAGCTCCACCAGCCCCTCGATGGTGGCCCACTCGGAGGCCTCCAGCATCAGGTGGTGGTTGTTGCTGTCTTCCACCAGCACCCCGGCGATGACAAACTGTTGCTCCTTGAGGCGCTGGAGCATGGCCAGCGTGCTGCCCCACCAGGACACGCGGTTGCTGACCAGCATACAGTGAGCCATGttctgctgcttctgcttttcGTACAGCATGTACATGGCCACCGTGGACTGCTGGAAATACTCCACCAGCTTGCGGCAGCGGGCCAGCAGCCCGGCCAGCTTGGGGAGCTGCAGGGCCTGCTGGATGCCCGCGTTGAACGTGTGTCCCAGACACGGCATCTGCACCGAGATGTC
This window harbors:
- the ZBED1 gene encoding zinc finger BED domain-containing protein 1; the encoded protein is METKGLDPSQTDLKLVAHPRAKSKVWKYFGFDTNAEGCILQWKKIYCRICMAQIAYSGNTSNLSYHLEKNHPDEFCEFVKSNTEQMREAFATAFSKLKPEASQLTPPDTLATKASHGHESKRQQELTAAVIGLICEGLYPASIVDEPTFKVLLKTADPRYELPSRKFFCSKAIPEKYGAVREAVLKELSDASWCGISTDMWRSENQNRAYVTLAAHFLGGGAPGCLSVGSRCLKTFEVPEDNTAESITRVLYEAFIEWGISAKVFGATTDCGKDIVKACSLLDISVQMPCLGHTFNAGIQQALQLPKLAGLLARCRKLVEYFQQSTVAMYMLYEKQKQQNMAHCMLVSNRVSWWGSTLAMLQRLKEQQFVIAGVLVEDSNNHHLMLEASEWATIEGLVELLQPFKQVAEMLSASKYPTISMVKPLLHMLLNTTLNIKETDCKELSMAKEVIAKELSKTYQEAPEIDMFLNVATFLDPRYKRLPFLSAFERQQVENRVVEEAKGLLDKVKEGGGYRAAEDKMYALPEEPPVKKLVLASTPPPTSVINSMLAEIFCQTGGVEDQEEWHAQVVEELSNFKSQKVLGLNEDPLKWWSDRLALFPVLPKVLQKYWCVAATRVFPERLFGSSANVVSAKRNRLAPAHVDEQIFLYENARSGAEAEPEDEDEGEWGLDHEQVFPLGDAVHAGFFGIRDSGFV